A section of the Polynucleobacter sp. AP-Sving-400A-A2 genome encodes:
- a CDS encoding M61 family metallopeptidase, protein MNKLNTSELPVIQYTIWSADLHSHRFHVKLHIENPSPNGQILQMPAWIPGSYLIRDFSKQIETIEAFALDQPNEALVLERIDNDQWRLPKVAGAVEILTTVYAFDSSVRAAYLDTERAFINPSSLCLAVKGQESSPCAVVLVPPKDTCANSWTVQTGLQQAKVDDQGYGFYLAKNYDDLLDHPIAMGEFQIAHWQSNGVSHAMAIQGCIHEVDLERLATDLQAICTCTINLFEPKTKQAPFQNYLFLVNAVLSGYGGLEHRNSTALLCRRDQIPQIHSPLDEASYLEFLGLCSHEYFHAWLVKRIQPKAFQPYQLDRRNHTRLLWLFEGFTSYYDDLQLFRSKRIDLKTYLQLVANNWNGILRGPGRLKQSLADSSFDAWTKYYQADENTPNAVVSYYGKGALLALGLDLKIRAFTSNRQSLDDLMRLIWQTHGVTLDGIAEDGLDNLMRTLLGAGFNTTWNEFKSGYIFGIEDIPIQKWIDSKFITVKPKKYSKLEQIKLQFGMRHSDNNGWLKVTHVLDGGAAQLAGLAAGDLLASINGERITSARWDKVLSSLITGKIIQICFYRDDLEHECMTVLADDQIPAQFTLTPVE, encoded by the coding sequence ATGAACAAACTCAATACTTCTGAACTACCTGTAATCCAGTACACCATTTGGTCTGCGGATTTGCACTCTCACCGCTTTCATGTGAAGTTACACATTGAGAATCCCTCGCCCAACGGTCAGATTTTACAAATGCCTGCCTGGATTCCAGGAAGCTATTTAATACGTGATTTCAGCAAACAAATTGAAACGATCGAAGCGTTTGCTCTTGACCAGCCGAATGAAGCGCTGGTCTTAGAGCGAATCGACAACGATCAGTGGCGCTTACCCAAGGTGGCTGGTGCAGTAGAAATTCTCACAACGGTATATGCATTTGATTCTTCAGTACGAGCCGCCTATCTAGATACTGAGCGTGCTTTTATCAACCCAAGCAGTTTATGTTTAGCAGTCAAGGGGCAGGAGTCTTCACCCTGTGCAGTAGTCTTGGTTCCTCCTAAAGATACTTGCGCGAACTCCTGGACTGTTCAAACGGGCTTACAACAAGCTAAAGTAGATGATCAAGGTTACGGCTTTTATCTCGCCAAAAATTATGATGATCTCTTAGATCATCCGATTGCGATGGGTGAATTTCAGATTGCACATTGGCAATCGAATGGCGTGTCACATGCCATGGCCATTCAGGGTTGTATTCATGAAGTTGATCTTGAACGTTTAGCAACAGATCTTCAGGCGATCTGCACCTGCACTATTAATCTCTTTGAACCAAAAACTAAGCAAGCACCTTTCCAAAATTATTTATTTTTGGTCAATGCGGTCCTTTCTGGATATGGTGGACTAGAGCATCGCAACAGTACCGCTCTTCTGTGCCGTCGCGATCAAATTCCCCAAATACATTCCCCGCTTGATGAGGCATCCTATCTTGAGTTTCTAGGCCTTTGTAGCCATGAATACTTCCATGCTTGGTTAGTTAAACGTATTCAACCAAAAGCCTTTCAACCCTATCAACTTGATCGCAGAAACCATACTCGTTTACTGTGGTTATTTGAAGGCTTTACGAGTTACTACGATGACTTGCAATTATTTCGCAGTAAACGTATTGATCTAAAAACCTACCTTCAGTTAGTTGCTAATAATTGGAATGGTATTTTGCGTGGCCCAGGAAGATTGAAGCAAAGTCTTGCAGATAGCTCTTTTGACGCTTGGACCAAGTACTACCAAGCCGATGAGAATACGCCGAATGCAGTCGTGAGTTATTACGGCAAGGGTGCTTTACTCGCCCTAGGTTTAGACCTCAAGATTCGTGCATTTACAAGCAACCGTCAATCCTTAGATGATTTAATGCGCCTCATTTGGCAAACCCATGGAGTCACGCTTGATGGAATAGCTGAAGATGGTTTAGATAATTTAATGCGAACACTTCTGGGTGCAGGATTTAATACAACTTGGAATGAATTTAAGTCTGGTTATATCTTTGGCATTGAGGATATTCCAATTCAAAAATGGATTGATTCCAAATTTATTACAGTTAAACCAAAAAAATATTCCAAACTAGAGCAAATAAAACTGCAATTTGGTATGCGCCATAGTGATAACAATGGCTGGCTAAAGGTAACGCATGTACTTGATGGCGGAGCTGCACAATTAGCAGGTCTAGCTGCTGGAGATCTTCTGGCAAGCATTAATGGTGAGCGCATTACTTCTGCCCGCTGGGATAAGGTGTTATCTAGCTTGATCACAGGAAAAATCATTCAGATTTGCTTTTACCGAGATGACTTAGAACACGAGTGCATGACCGTTCTTGCGGATGATCAAATTCCAGCCCAGTTCACACTTACTCCAGTTGAGTAA
- the prfA gene encoding peptide chain release factor 1: protein MKPSMRAKLEHLDTRLAELNSLLTTEESTKDMDNYRKLTREHSDIATVVEQFGLYKQAEADAQAAEEMRKDPDMKDFADEEQKQSQATMEELEGVLQKLLLPKDVNDERNVFLEIRAGTGGDESALFASDLLRMYTRFAERQGWKVEVVNAAESDLGGYKEVVLRLVGQSVYSRLKFESGGHRVQRVPQTETQGRIHTSACTVAVMPEADELEAVKINPAELRIDTFRASGAGGQHINKTDSAVRITHLPTGTVVECQDDRSQHRNREQAMKVLVSRIMDAREREKHQLEAQTRKSLVGTGDRSDRIRTYNFPQGRITDHRINLTLYKIDAMMDGDIDDLCNALASEHQAELLAALGDN, encoded by the coding sequence ATGAAGCCCAGCATGCGGGCTAAGCTAGAACACCTAGACACGCGCTTAGCCGAACTCAATTCTTTATTAACTACCGAAGAGTCCACCAAGGATATGGACAACTATCGGAAACTCACACGTGAGCATTCTGATATTGCGACGGTAGTGGAGCAATTTGGCTTATATAAACAAGCTGAGGCTGATGCTCAGGCTGCAGAAGAGATGCGCAAGGATCCTGATATGAAGGACTTTGCTGATGAAGAGCAGAAACAATCTCAAGCCACTATGGAAGAGCTTGAGGGTGTACTTCAAAAACTACTTCTACCCAAAGATGTCAACGACGAACGCAATGTCTTCTTAGAAATTCGGGCGGGTACAGGCGGTGATGAGAGTGCACTTTTTGCTAGCGACCTACTCCGAATGTATACGCGCTTTGCAGAACGTCAGGGCTGGAAAGTAGAAGTGGTGAATGCTGCCGAATCTGATCTTGGTGGCTATAAAGAAGTTGTTCTGCGCTTAGTAGGTCAGTCTGTCTATTCACGCCTCAAATTTGAGTCTGGTGGTCACCGCGTGCAACGTGTTCCCCAAACAGAAACTCAGGGACGTATTCATACTTCGGCTTGCACAGTGGCAGTGATGCCGGAAGCAGATGAATTAGAAGCAGTCAAAATTAATCCAGCTGAATTACGCATCGATACTTTTAGAGCTTCAGGTGCTGGTGGTCAGCACATTAATAAAACGGATTCCGCTGTACGTATTACGCACTTGCCGACCGGAACTGTGGTTGAGTGCCAGGACGATCGCAGTCAACATCGTAACCGTGAACAAGCGATGAAAGTTCTAGTCTCTCGCATCATGGATGCCCGTGAACGTGAAAAACATCAACTAGAAGCTCAGACCAGAAAGTCTTTAGTTGGCACTGGTGATCGTAGTGATCGCATTCGGACTTATAACTTTCCGCAAGGTCGTATTACTGATCACCGCATCAATCTCACGCTTTATAAGATCGATGCCATGATGGATGGCGATATAGACGATCTGTGCAATGCACTTGCGTCTGAGCATCAGGCGGAGCTTCTTGCGGCACTTGGCGATAATTAA
- a CDS encoding MFS transporter, which translates to MTATHASETQSPSRSYRKVAIAACFGTFLEWYDFLTFATLAVVFGPLFFPSSDPSTALLASLATFGVGMVVRPIGAAIFGSIGDRIGRRPVFIITISLMGIATVCVGFLPTYAQVGIWAPILLVSLRLLQGLSAGGEIGGSAVYLTEHAGDSNRGFKTSFLQLMGPLGILVSTLQIALLQTYLTQEEFLSWGWRVPFWVSLILLLIAFKARMALEETPIYLQLSKTEAQSKSPLRDNLKDPETRKRMFLLFFCISAGGAVLFFCVQVYTAIFLKTTVKLAPQLVDQLSVFATVSLLPLTVFAGWLSDKIGRKPVVVSGLILGATLILPAFYLLQSNSGSILLIAGVLVGLSAILALVVGPQTALLAELFPAKTRNSAATLPHNLAAGWIGGLLPLTVTWLNQQWASNVAGLWYPTVFLASGAIVAILYLPETRRANLLN; encoded by the coding sequence TTGACTGCTACACACGCATCAGAAACACAATCCCCATCACGTTCCTATAGAAAAGTAGCTATTGCAGCCTGCTTTGGAACCTTTCTAGAGTGGTATGACTTTCTTACTTTTGCCACTCTTGCGGTGGTCTTTGGCCCCCTCTTCTTTCCCTCCAGCGATCCTAGTACAGCCCTCTTAGCCAGCTTGGCAACCTTTGGTGTTGGCATGGTGGTGAGGCCCATTGGAGCAGCGATATTTGGCAGTATTGGCGATCGTATTGGGCGACGCCCCGTCTTCATAATCACCATCTCCCTCATGGGGATTGCTACAGTCTGCGTTGGCTTTTTACCGACCTATGCTCAGGTTGGAATCTGGGCACCTATTCTGTTGGTCAGCCTCAGACTGCTTCAAGGTCTCTCGGCAGGAGGAGAAATTGGCGGTAGCGCCGTCTATCTCACTGAGCATGCAGGTGACTCTAATCGAGGCTTTAAGACTAGCTTTTTGCAGCTCATGGGACCACTTGGCATCTTGGTATCTACGCTCCAAATTGCCTTGCTACAAACCTATCTTACCCAAGAAGAATTTCTATCCTGGGGCTGGCGTGTGCCGTTTTGGGTTTCGCTGATTCTGCTGTTGATTGCATTTAAGGCCCGCATGGCTCTGGAAGAGACACCGATCTATTTGCAGCTTAGTAAAACAGAGGCTCAGTCTAAAAGCCCTTTGCGTGACAATCTAAAAGATCCAGAAACCAGAAAGCGAATGTTTCTACTTTTCTTCTGCATCTCGGCTGGCGGTGCAGTATTGTTTTTCTGCGTTCAGGTTTACACCGCAATCTTTCTTAAAACCACCGTAAAGCTTGCACCCCAACTGGTTGACCAGTTAAGCGTCTTTGCAACAGTTTCACTATTGCCATTGACCGTATTCGCAGGATGGCTCTCAGACAAGATTGGCAGAAAGCCTGTCGTTGTCAGCGGCCTCATATTAGGTGCCACACTAATACTGCCGGCGTTTTATTTACTGCAAAGTAATAGTGGATCTATCTTATTGATAGCAGGTGTCTTGGTTGGCCTATCAGCAATACTAGCGCTTGTAGTAGGTCCACAAACAGCCCTACTTGCAGAGCTATTTCCAGCTAAAACTAGAAATAGCGCAGCCACCCTTCCACACAATCTAGCGGCTGGGTGGATCGGGGGCCTACTCCCCTTAACTGTTACTTGGCTTAACCAACAATGGGCAAGCAATGTTGCGGGACTCTGGTATCCAACTGTTTTCTTGGCTAGCGGTGCAATCGTGGCAATTCTGTACTTACCAGAAACTAGAAGAGCGAACTTACTCAATTAG
- the prmC gene encoding peptide chain release factor N(5)-glutamine methyltransferase, giving the protein MSAYPPLCECISNCALPANETRILLAHILEKHYQLPRSALLSRDDMSLSEQAFGEWERLVSRRMNGEPIAYILGKKGFHNIELEVGPGVLIPRPETELLVEIALTEIAKLNQHIKVLDLGTGSGAIALSIASAMPLASLIATDQSTEALAIAKQNAQSLNLLDQVQFFQGSWYAALTELSQFDVIVSNPPYIAHQDPHLTQGDLRFEPESALTDYASGLSCLEIIIAGADPHLKPGGLIAVEHGFDQSDAVMGLMKVAGLIDVQAHLDLAGHCRAASGRKRL; this is encoded by the coding sequence ATGAGTGCCTACCCGCCTTTATGCGAATGCATTAGTAACTGCGCATTGCCAGCGAATGAAACGCGGATATTACTAGCCCACATCTTAGAGAAGCACTACCAACTCCCACGCTCTGCCCTGCTATCTCGTGACGATATGAGTTTGAGTGAGCAAGCTTTTGGGGAATGGGAAAGACTGGTTTCCAGAAGAATGAATGGCGAGCCCATTGCCTATATCTTGGGTAAAAAGGGCTTTCACAATATTGAGTTAGAGGTGGGCCCTGGGGTACTTATCCCCCGCCCAGAAACTGAGCTCCTCGTAGAGATTGCCCTTACTGAAATTGCCAAGCTCAATCAGCACATAAAAGTATTAGATCTAGGCACTGGCTCTGGTGCTATTGCACTTTCAATCGCAAGCGCCATGCCACTGGCATCGCTGATTGCAACAGATCAATCAACCGAGGCTCTGGCTATTGCCAAACAAAATGCACAATCTCTGAACCTGTTAGATCAAGTCCAGTTTTTTCAAGGTAGTTGGTATGCGGCCTTGACCGAACTCAGCCAATTTGATGTGATTGTGAGTAATCCGCCCTATATCGCCCATCAAGACCCCCACCTCACTCAAGGAGATCTCCGCTTTGAGCCTGAATCTGCCCTAACCGATTACGCCAGCGGCTTAAGCTGCCTAGAAATCATTATTGCTGGGGCTGATCCACACCTGAAACCTGGTGGCTTGATTGCTGTAGAGCATGGCTTTGATCAATCTGATGCCGTGATGGGGCTTATGAAAGTAGCGGGTTTAATAGATGTGCAGGCACACCTGGATTTGGCAGGTCACTGCCGAGCAGCTTCTGGACGAAAAAGGCTCTAA
- a CDS encoding ClpXP protease specificity-enhancing factor yields MSDIPSNKPYLIRALHQWCTDFGFTPFMAVFVDSSVEVPMEFVKKDEIVLNLSLEACHQLNLDNDWISFQARFGGVPRKIMVPVSHVLAIYARENGQGMSFPFDASQAGRVKEGAPENAEKPKASRPSLTIVK; encoded by the coding sequence ATGTCTGATATTCCAAGCAATAAACCCTACCTAATCCGTGCCCTACATCAGTGGTGCACGGATTTTGGTTTTACGCCTTTCATGGCAGTCTTTGTGGACTCTAGTGTTGAAGTGCCTATGGAGTTTGTGAAGAAAGATGAAATTGTTTTAAATCTTTCCCTAGAGGCCTGCCATCAGTTAAATTTGGATAATGACTGGATTAGTTTCCAGGCAAGATTTGGCGGAGTCCCAAGAAAAATTATGGTTCCTGTAAGCCATGTTTTAGCAATATATGCACGAGAAAATGGCCAGGGAATGTCCTTTCCCTTTGATGCCAGTCAGGCCGGCAGAGTCAAAGAAGGCGCCCCCGAGAATGCTGAAAAGCCAAAAGCCAGCAGGCCTTCCTTGACGATTGTGAAATAG
- a CDS encoding uracil-DNA glycosylase, with protein MHSFSAADIPEDWRALLGDYFESPEWQTLQTNLRVELNKEVEEICPKPQNFFKALTLTPLNQVKVVILGQDPYHSPGLAQGLAFSIPSNIPTNSRQFPSSLRNISKALALEGFGTLPNGDLHTWAEQGVLLLNTALSVQLGEAGSHANLGWKPLIDRLISALAQQKPNLAWMLWGGHAQSKLPLIEAAPDQLILQSSHPSGLGVYKTDRPFLEPGAKASCRHFTKANEWLEKHHKNPICWVNSKKSTPSATPQATLFN; from the coding sequence ATGCATTCATTTTCTGCGGCTGATATTCCAGAAGATTGGCGCGCCCTGCTCGGAGATTATTTTGAATCCCCTGAGTGGCAAACACTACAGACCAATCTGAGAGTCGAGCTCAATAAAGAGGTCGAGGAGATTTGCCCAAAGCCACAAAATTTCTTTAAAGCACTTACGCTGACTCCACTTAATCAGGTGAAGGTAGTCATCTTGGGGCAAGATCCGTATCACTCTCCTGGGCTAGCCCAGGGCTTGGCTTTTTCTATTCCGAGCAATATTCCAACAAATTCTCGTCAATTTCCGAGCTCCTTACGTAATATCAGCAAGGCGCTGGCACTGGAAGGTTTTGGCACTCTTCCCAACGGTGATCTGCACACTTGGGCGGAGCAAGGCGTCCTACTTCTCAATACCGCTCTCAGCGTCCAATTGGGTGAAGCAGGCAGTCACGCCAACCTGGGCTGGAAACCTCTCATTGATCGACTGATAAGCGCCTTAGCGCAGCAAAAGCCCAATTTGGCTTGGATGCTGTGGGGTGGCCATGCCCAATCTAAGCTCCCGCTGATTGAGGCAGCACCAGATCAATTGATTCTGCAATCCTCCCACCCTTCTGGGCTGGGGGTCTATAAAACAGATCGGCCCTTTCTAGAGCCTGGTGCAAAGGCAAGTTGTAGGCACTTCACTAAAGCCAATGAGTGGCTCGAGAAGCATCACAAGAACCCTATTTGCTGGGTCAACTCCAAGAAGTCCACACCCAGCGCCACACCCCAAGCTACGCTATTTAACTAA
- the rmuC gene encoding DNA recombination protein RmuC: protein MTFDLSSLLLFGLPFGLCAGLLVYALNLRSALTRVEQQNQNDAALAASLRVERDQALQNAIRLEAALDSERKQGLGRIESLNEAKEALTSQFKNLANEILEDKSKRFTEQNVASLDALLKPLQTKLSEFKEQVNTSYGNEARERFALKSEIERLANLNLRMSDETRSLTQALKGDSKVQGNWGELVLESILESSGLRKGEEYLVQDSHTQTDGSRLQPDVVVKLPEGRSLVVDSKVSITAYSRHAEATDPAISEQELAAHIQSLRQHIQGLSSKNYSSLYGIGSLDFVLMFVPIEPAFLLALKTAPNLYQEALAKNIVLVCPSTLMATLRTVAHLWRQDHQNRNALEIAKQCGMLYDKFVGFVDDLEKLGQRLDQAQTSYHDAFSKLKSGKGNLIRTAEKVRELGVKPSKNLSAPLIESSTDFE, encoded by the coding sequence GTGACTTTTGACTTAAGCTCTCTTTTACTGTTTGGCCTGCCATTCGGTTTATGCGCAGGCCTTTTGGTCTATGCGCTCAATTTACGCTCAGCCCTTACTAGAGTTGAGCAACAAAATCAAAATGATGCTGCGCTTGCTGCCAGCTTGCGAGTAGAGCGTGATCAGGCATTACAGAATGCTATTCGACTTGAGGCAGCACTAGACTCCGAGCGTAAACAGGGCTTAGGCAGAATTGAATCCCTTAATGAAGCTAAAGAGGCGCTGACGAGCCAATTCAAAAATCTCGCTAATGAAATTTTGGAAGATAAGTCTAAGCGCTTTACCGAACAAAACGTTGCTAGTTTAGATGCTCTTCTAAAGCCGCTACAAACTAAGCTTTCGGAATTTAAAGAGCAGGTAAATACTTCCTACGGTAACGAGGCACGTGAGCGTTTTGCCCTCAAGAGCGAGATCGAGCGTCTAGCCAATCTGAATTTACGCATGTCAGATGAGACACGTTCGCTGACCCAAGCGCTGAAGGGCGACTCTAAGGTACAAGGTAATTGGGGTGAACTGGTTTTAGAGTCCATCCTAGAGTCTTCAGGTCTAAGAAAAGGTGAAGAATATCTAGTTCAGGATAGCCATACGCAAACTGATGGCTCACGTCTTCAGCCTGACGTAGTAGTTAAGCTGCCAGAGGGTAGAAGCTTAGTGGTTGATAGCAAGGTTTCTATTACGGCGTATTCACGCCATGCTGAGGCAACCGATCCTGCTATTTCAGAACAAGAGTTGGCGGCACATATTCAGTCTCTTCGACAACATATTCAAGGACTCTCGAGCAAGAACTACAGCTCCTTATACGGCATTGGCTCACTAGACTTTGTATTGATGTTTGTGCCCATTGAACCTGCATTTCTGCTGGCCCTAAAGACTGCGCCTAATTTGTATCAAGAGGCACTAGCCAAAAATATTGTGCTGGTATGTCCAAGTACCTTGATGGCTACGCTGAGAACCGTTGCCCATCTCTGGCGCCAGGATCATCAAAACCGTAATGCTCTCGAAATTGCAAAACAATGCGGCATGCTGTACGACAAGTTTGTTGGCTTTGTTGACGATCTTGAAAAACTTGGTCAACGTTTAGATCAAGCCCAAACAAGTTATCACGATGCCTTTAGTAAACTCAAGTCTGGCAAGGGCAATCTGATTCGTACTGCGGAAAAAGTCCGTGAGCTTGGTGTTAAGCCTAGTAAAAATTTATCCGCACCCTTAATTGAATCGTCAACTGACTTTGAATAA
- a CDS encoding DsbC family protein has translation MNKLFSTIALACSLTVLAGIVNAQSEQQVRSELQKKIGPNTKIKSVSQSPISGIYEVLVGNDVFYTDANSKYLIQGEIIEIATGKNITEQKQADLNRIKWSELNPSNALKVVRGNGSRQLAIFSDPNCGYCKRLDKSLQQLDNVTVYTYLIPILSADSAQKSKQIWCSADPQKAYIDWMINGIAPSGKSDCTTPLDKNMAFAKTYGITGTPTIFFADGSRFPGAVQITDIEKKFSSLK, from the coding sequence TTGAATAAATTATTTTCTACTATCGCTTTAGCTTGCTCTCTTACTGTCTTGGCGGGAATAGTCAACGCGCAATCCGAGCAGCAAGTTCGATCTGAGCTCCAAAAGAAGATTGGCCCAAATACCAAAATCAAAAGTGTTTCTCAATCGCCCATCTCCGGCATATACGAAGTGTTAGTTGGAAATGACGTGTTTTATACCGATGCGAATAGTAAGTATTTAATCCAGGGTGAAATCATAGAGATTGCTACCGGAAAAAATATTACCGAGCAAAAACAGGCAGACCTCAATCGCATCAAATGGTCTGAACTCAATCCATCAAATGCTTTAAAAGTAGTACGCGGTAATGGCAGTCGACAGTTGGCCATTTTTTCTGATCCGAATTGCGGCTACTGCAAGCGTTTAGATAAATCCCTGCAGCAACTAGATAACGTGACGGTCTATACCTACCTTATTCCGATTCTGTCAGCTGACTCTGCGCAAAAGTCGAAACAAATTTGGTGCTCTGCTGATCCCCAGAAAGCCTACATTGATTGGATGATCAATGGCATTGCCCCCAGCGGTAAAAGCGACTGCACCACGCCCTTAGATAAAAATATGGCCTTTGCCAAAACTTATGGCATCACAGGTACACCCACTATTTTCTTTGCTGATGGCAGTCGCTTTCCTGGCGCAGTTCAAATCACCGATATTGAAAAGAAATTTAGCAGTCTGAAGTAA
- the hemA gene encoding glutamyl-tRNA reductase, whose amino-acid sequence MKLLTLGINHHTAPVAIREKVAFDPEFLQEALHDLRQHLVGANQAGLPEATILSTCNRTELYCAANDADAASLLHEATFDWLAKTQQLAPSSLEPHIYSLPQSDAVRHAFRVACGLDSMVIGETQILGQMKDAVRTANDAGVLGTYLNQLFQKTFAVAKEVRGSTEIGAHSISMAAASVRLAERIFESITDQRVLFIGAGDMITLCATHFVARKPKAVAISNRTIERGQELADSISIQDVEAESFKLSDLPSRLHEFDIIISSTASSLPIIGLGMVESALKQRRRKPMVMIDLAVPRDFEPEISRLNDIYLYTVDDLGVMIQTGTSLRQAAVSQAEAIIEDRVGNFMHWMQGRKTVPLIQDIQQQGEHLRQLELDRAMKRLMRGDDPQEVLNAMAQGLTNKFLHGSLHALQHSNGAERDALIKLLPKLFASHSKLEEH is encoded by the coding sequence ATGAAGTTGTTGACACTCGGCATCAATCATCACACAGCGCCGGTCGCCATTCGGGAAAAAGTAGCCTTTGACCCTGAATTTCTTCAAGAAGCGTTGCACGATCTTCGCCAACATCTTGTTGGTGCGAATCAGGCCGGCCTGCCGGAGGCCACAATTCTGTCTACCTGCAATCGAACTGAGCTCTACTGCGCTGCTAACGATGCAGATGCAGCGAGCCTGTTGCATGAAGCTACTTTTGATTGGTTAGCCAAAACCCAACAACTTGCTCCAAGTAGTTTAGAGCCTCACATTTATTCACTACCGCAATCTGATGCGGTACGTCATGCTTTTAGAGTTGCCTGTGGATTAGATTCTATGGTGATCGGCGAAACCCAAATCTTGGGTCAGATGAAAGATGCTGTGCGTACTGCAAATGATGCAGGCGTCCTTGGCACTTATCTCAATCAACTCTTTCAGAAAACCTTTGCAGTCGCAAAAGAAGTTCGCGGCTCTACAGAAATTGGTGCTCACTCAATCTCGATGGCAGCCGCATCAGTTCGATTGGCTGAACGCATTTTTGAAAGTATTACTGATCAACGCGTTCTATTTATTGGCGCTGGCGACATGATCACACTATGCGCCACCCATTTCGTGGCACGTAAGCCTAAAGCAGTGGCAATTTCTAATCGCACGATTGAGCGCGGGCAAGAATTAGCAGATTCGATTTCTATTCAAGATGTTGAGGCAGAATCATTCAAGCTCTCAGATCTGCCAAGTCGATTACATGAATTTGACATCATCATTTCAAGTACAGCATCATCACTGCCGATTATCGGATTAGGAATGGTAGAGAGTGCTTTGAAGCAACGTCGTCGTAAACCCATGGTTATGATTGATCTAGCGGTTCCCCGCGACTTTGAGCCAGAGATTAGCCGCTTAAATGACATCTACTTATATACAGTTGATGATTTAGGCGTGATGATTCAGACGGGTACTTCCTTACGTCAAGCAGCAGTGAGTCAGGCTGAAGCGATCATTGAAGATCGTGTTGGTAATTTCATGCACTGGATGCAAGGTCGCAAGACTGTGCCACTCATTCAGGATATTCAGCAACAAGGTGAGCATCTCAGGCAGCTTGAACTGGATCGTGCCATGAAACGATTGATGCGTGGTGATGATCCCCAAGAGGTTCTCAATGCAATGGCGCAAGGCTTAACTAATAAGTTCTTGCATGGCTCATTGCATGCTTTACAACATTCCAATGGCGCTGAGCGTGACGCCCTGATTAAGTTGCTTCCCAAATTATTCGCCTCGCACTCCAAGCTAGAAGAGCATTAG
- the grxD gene encoding Grx4 family monothiol glutaredoxin, which produces MDTQAKIQEIVTSHPVVLFMKGNAQFPQCGFSGNAINILRASGVETLHTVNVLEDDAIRQGIKEFANWPTIPQLYINGEFIGGSDIMTEMFESGELKKLVQG; this is translated from the coding sequence ATGGATACTCAAGCAAAAATTCAAGAAATCGTTACAAGCCATCCCGTTGTGCTGTTCATGAAGGGCAATGCCCAGTTTCCGCAATGCGGCTTTTCCGGAAACGCGATCAATATTTTGCGCGCAAGTGGTGTAGAGACTCTTCATACTGTTAATGTTCTGGAAGATGATGCAATTCGCCAGGGTATTAAGGAATTTGCTAACTGGCCAACTATTCCTCAGCTCTACATCAATGGTGAATTCATTGGTGGTTCAGACATCATGACTGAAATGTTCGAAAGCGGTGAGTTGAAAAAGCTTGTGCAAGGCTAA
- a CDS encoding glutathione S-transferase N-terminal domain-containing protein, giving the protein MMVLYSGTNCPFSQRCRLVLFEKGMDFEIRDVDLFNKPEDISVMNPYGQVPILVERDLILYESNIINEYIDERFPHPQLMPPDPVARARARLFLFNFEKELFVHVASLENEKGKAAEKSHEKARLAIRDRLTQLAPIFVKNKYMLGEEFSMLDVAIAPLLWRLEHYGIDLSRNAAPLLKYAERIFSRPAYIEALTPSEKVMRR; this is encoded by the coding sequence GTTGTACTCGGGCACAAATTGCCCATTCTCGCAACGCTGCCGTCTGGTGCTTTTTGAAAAAGGCATGGACTTTGAAATCCGTGATGTGGACTTGTTTAACAAGCCAGAAGACATCTCGGTTATGAACCCTTATGGCCAAGTTCCAATCTTGGTAGAGCGTGACTTGATTTTGTATGAGTCAAATATCATTAATGAATATATTGATGAGCGCTTTCCTCATCCACAATTGATGCCGCCTGATCCTGTTGCACGCGCACGCGCACGCCTCTTCCTCTTCAATTTTGAAAAAGAGTTGTTCGTACACGTTGCATCCTTAGAGAATGAAAAAGGTAAAGCAGCTGAGAAGTCTCATGAAAAAGCGCGTTTAGCGATTCGTGATCGCTTAACTCAGCTTGCACCTATTTTTGTGAAAAATAAGTATATGCTGGGTGAAGAGTTTTCTATGCTGGATGTAGCAATCGCTCCTTTATTGTGGCGTTTGGAGCATTACGGCATTGACCTCTCACGCAATGCAGCACCTCTCTTGAAGTACGCCGAGCGTATTTTCAGCAGACCTGCTTACATTGAGGCATTGACTCCATCAGAAAAGGTAATGCGTCGCTAA